In the genome of Triticum urartu cultivar G1812 chromosome 5, Tu2.1, whole genome shotgun sequence, one region contains:
- the LOC125556590 gene encoding FBD-associated F-box protein At5g56370-like yields the protein MDDAAAAAASKKRRRDPPASREGAGGGDDASLDLISRLPDEILGTIISLLPSTKDGARTAILSSRWRHLWRSAPLNLAVDDALSSQESERIAAVSEILAAHPGPARRLCISSIFLGGHHYARFDGWFRSPALGGLEELEFYRGNSRRALPPSVLHFAPTLRVASIGRCNLSVIDAAPVPAFPRLKQLNLSGVAVSEAALLRLLAACAVLESLELKGIRGLSTVRIVSPTLRTIGVSVGHYEELPEELVIEDAPCLERLISFGCNGPRTIRVITAPKLTVLGYPSCRFYELVMGLGTIIVKEMIPISLAASVRTVKALVLESIGPNPEVVVGFLRCFPCVERLYIQSRLRKDMKNVGQYGTLDPIECLELHLREIVLNTYEGKTPDVNFAKFFVLNAKVLEVMKFGVYGNSCNQKWVANQHMRLQLDNRASRDARFNFERDYGNCRFYYRKHMHDMWIADPFDRSLCKCCRKV from the exons ATGGACGATGCGGCGGCGGCTGCCGCATCCAAGAAGCGGAGGCGGGATCCTCCCGCGAGCAGGGAGGGTGCCGGCGGCGGAGACGATGCGAGCCTCGACCTCATCAGCCGTCTCCCCGACGAGATCCTCGGCACCATCATCTCGCTGCTCCCCAGCACCAAGGACGGCGCGCGGACAGCCATCCTCTCCTCCCGGTGGCGCCACCTCTGGCGCTCCGCGCCCCTCAACCTCGCCGTCGACGACGCCCTCTCCTCGCAGGAGAGCGAGCGCATCGCCGCCGTCTCCGAGATCCTCGCCGCGCACCCGGGCCCCGCCCGCCGCCTCTGCATCTCTAGCATCTTTCTCGGCGGCCACCATTACGCCAGGTTCGACGGCTGGTTCCGGTCCCCCGCCCTCGGTGGCCTCGAGGAGCTCGAGTTCTACCGGGGCAACAGCAGGCGCGCGCTGCCTCCTTCCGTGCTCCACTTCGCGCCCACGCTGCGCGTTGCCAGCATCGGCCGCTGCAATTTATCCGTGATTGATGCCGCCCCCGTGCCTGCCTTCCCTCGGCTGAAGCAGCTCAACCTCTCGGGCGTCGCCGTCTCGGAGGCGGCCCTCCTCCGCCTGCTAGCCGCCTGCGCCGTGCTTGAGAGCCTTGAGCTTAAGGGCATCCGTGGGCTCAGCACCGTCCGGATCGTCTCGCCGACTCTCCGAACTATTGGTGTCTCTGTTGGTCACTATGAGGAGCTGCCGGAGGAGCTTGTCATTGAGGATGCACCATGCCTTGAAAGATTGATCTCATTTGGCTGTAATGGCCCAAGGACAATCAGGGTGATCACCGCACCGAAACTGACGGTGTTGGGCTATCCGTCTTGCCGGTTCTACGAACTTGTGATGGGCCTGGGAACCATAATTGTTAAG GAAATGATCCCCATCAGCTTGGCTGCGTCGGTGCGCACAGTGAAGGCCTTAGTTCTAGAATCTATTGGCCCCAATCCGGAAgtagttgttggattccttagaTGTTTTCCCTGTGTGGAGAGGCTATACATCCAG TCACGTCTTAGGAAGGACATGAAAAATGTGGGGCAATATGGCACACTCGATCCTATCGAATGCCTTGAACTCCATCTCAGAGAAATAGTACTGAACACCTATGAAGGCAAGACACCAGATGTTAACTTTGCCAAGTTCTTTGTTCTGAATGCAAAGGTACTCGAGGTAATGAAATTTGGAGTCTATGGTAATAGCTGCAATCAGAAGTGGGTGGCTAATCAGCACATGCGGCTACAACTGGATAACAGAGCTTCTAGAGACGCGCGATTTAATTTTGAAAGAGATTATGGTAATTGCCGTTTTTATTATAGGAAGCACATGCATGACATGTGGATAGCTGATCCCTTTGATAGGTCATTATGCAAATGCTGTCGGAAGGTTTGA